From a single Erpetoichthys calabaricus chromosome 1, fErpCal1.3, whole genome shotgun sequence genomic region:
- the LOC114650672 gene encoding uncharacterized protein LOC114650672 codes for MDDALKSVPTVEEAIDLLKRTQEMLAASNLRLHKVASNKAEVMDAFLMEDRAKGLQNLDLFVDDLPDQRSLGVRWNIMSDIFTFYAPETERPYTRRGVLSTVNSLFDPLGFLAPVTIRGRLLLRELSRHGSDWDTNLPEGMHEQWVQWQSSLQCLRGIQIPRIYSAIPPSNALHIELCIFSDASVNAIAAVAYLKFLSHDKQIDVGFVLGKARLAPRPELTVPRLELCAAVLAVEIAEVVSEEIDLQLNSTSFYTDSKVVLGYIHNQSRRFSVYVNNRVQPEQWHYVPTDQNPADHGSRSISASMLSSSTWITGPRFLRLPLKKIPEEQNKFDLINPESDVDIRPEVISLSTYASESHLSSKRWERFSRWSSLVKAVAHLCHIADCFGNRKQAEGCLGWHICKKGISDGSLVKAESLIIRSVQHEVYSKELRCIRAKSDLPSQSSLIKLNPIIDSSSLLRVGGRLNQSGLKSKETNPFIIPGSHHVATLLVRHHHQKVQHQGRHFTEGAVRASGLWLVGAKRCIGKILNQCVTCRKLRGKVHEQRMCDLPAERLQMDPPFSYVGVDLFGPWEVSTRRTRGGHANSKRWAVLFTCLCTRAVHIEVVEEMSSSSFINALRRFFALRGPAKQLISDCGTNFVGACRELGMEAPKQGKVQEYLQDQGCAWVFNPPHSSHMGGVWERMIGVVRRILDSMLLQSGRVRLTHEVLTTLMAEVITIINARPLVPVSSDPEHPNVLTPSMLLTQKIGTPFLSQSNFGTGEMLRHQWKRVQYLAEEFWSRWRTEYLSTLQTRQKWQNKRPDIKEGDVVLLKEKQVRRNEWPMGIIMKAVPSKDGLIRKVEIKIVQQGATKILYRPISELVFLLSPD; via the coding sequence ATGGATGATGCTTTAAAGTCTGTCCCCACTGTGGAGGAAGCAATTGATCTCCTTAAGAGAACACAGGAAATGTTAGCAGCTTCAAATCTTAGGCTCCACAAAGTGGCCTCTAACAAAGCTGAGGTGATGGATGCGTTCTTAATGGAAGATCGAGCTAAGGGTCTACAAAATCTTGACTTGTTTGTGGATGACCTACCTGATCAGCGAAGTCTTGGGGTAAGATGGAATATTATgtcagacatttttacattttatgcaccTGAAACTGAGAGACCATATACCCGCAGAGGAGTACTCTCCACGGTCAATAGTCTTTTTGACCCGCTGGGTTTCCTGGCACCAGTGACTATCCGGGGGCGCTTACTACTTAGAGAACTCTCGAGACACGGCAGTGATTGGGACACCAACCTTCCAGAAGGCATGCATGAACAATGGGTGCAATGGCAGAGTTCGCTGCAGTGCCTCAGAGGCATTCAAATACCCCGTATATATTCTGCTATTCCACCTTCTAATGCCCTGCACATTGAGCTGTGCATTTTTTCAGATGCCTCTGTTAATGCCATTGCTGCTGTGGCTTATCTCAAATTTCTAAGCCATGACAAGCAAATAGATGTGGGCTTTGTCCTCGGCAAGGCAAGACTTGCCCCCCGACCTGAACTTACAGTGCCCAGGCTGGAGCTATGTGCTGCGGTGCTAGCTGTGGAGATTGCGGAAGTCGTCAGTGAGGAAATAGATCTCCAGCTAAACTCCACTAGTTTTTATACAGATAGTAAAGTGGTTTTGGGTTATATTCACAATCAATCCAGACGCTTTAGTGTCTATGTAAATAATCGGGTGCAACCTGAACAGTGGCATTATGTGCCAACAGATCAAAATCCTGCTGATCATGGTTCACGCTCCATTTCAGCCTCCATGCTTTCCAGTTCAACATGGATTACTGGACCTCGCTTCCTTCGCCTTCCACtaaagaaaattccagaagaacaaaataaatttgaccTCATCAACCCAGAAAGTGATGTAGATATCCGACCTGAAGTGATCTCTTTGTCCACTTATGCCTCTGAGAGTCACTTAAGCTCAAAACGGTGGGAACGTTTCTCTAGATGGTCATCTCTAGTCAAGGCTGTGGCTCATCTCTGCCACATTGCTGACTGCTTTGGGAATCGAAAACAAGCAGAAGGCTGTCTTGGCTGGCATATTTGTAAGAAAGGCATCTCAGATGGATCATTAGTAAAGGCTGAAAGCTTAATCATCAGAAGTGTGCAGCATGAGGTATATTCAAAAGAACTCAGATGCATTAGGGCAAAATCGGACCTTCCCTCACAAAGCTCCCTCATCAAGCTGAATCCTATCATTGACAGCAGCAGCCTCCTCCGAGTTGGTGGGCGCCTCAATCAGTCCGGACTTAAATCAAAAGAAACTAACCCTTTCATCATCCCTGGCAGCCACCATGTTGCAACTCTTCTTGTGAGGCATCACCACCAAAAGGTACAACACCAGGGAAGGCACTTCACCGAGGGTGCTGTCAGAGCAAGTGGCCTATGGCTGGTTGGTGCCAAACGGTGCATAGGTAAAATACTTAATCAGTGTGTGACTTGCAGGAAGCTCAGAGGGAAAGTACATGAACAGCGAATGTGTGATCTGCCAGCTGAAAGGCTCCAAATGGATCCTCCATTCTCATACGTGGGTGTAGATTTGTTTGGTCCATGGGAAGTATCTACAAGGCGCACAAGAGGAGGTCATGCAAACAGTAAAAGATGGGCAGTACTCTTCACTTGTCTGTGTACTCGAGCAGTCCACATAGAAGTTGTTGAAGAAATGAGCTCTTCCAGCTTCATTAATGCATTAAGGCGTTTCTTTGCACTGCGTGGTCCAGCGAAACAATTAATCTCTGACTGTGGTACAAATTTTGTGGGTGCCTGCAGAGAATTAGGAATGGAAGCTCCAAAGCAAGGGAAGGTGCAGGAGTACCTACAAGATCAAGGATGTGCTTGGGTTTTCAACCCACCTCATTCATCGCATATGGGGGGAGTGTGGGAACGCATGATTGGAGTGGTACGACGCATATTAGACTCCATGCTGTTGCAGTCTGGTCGTGTACGACTTACTCATGAAGTGTTAACAACGCTAATGGCAGAGGTCATCACCATAATTAATGCACGTCCCCTGGTACCTGTTTCGTCTGATCCTGAACATCCTAATGTCCTAACACCTTCCATGCTGCTCACCCAAAAAATAGGCACGCCTTTTCTGTCTCAAAGTAACTTTGGTACAGGTGAGATGTTGAGACACCAATGGAAGCGTGTCCAATACCTCGCTGAGGAATTCTGGAGCAGATGGAGAACGGAATATCTCAGCACTCTGCAGACAcgacagaaatggcaaaataaaaggcCTGACATCAAAGAAGGTGATGTTGTCCTTCTGAAGGAAAAGCAAGTCAGGAGGAATGAGTGGCCTATGGGAATAATAATGAAGGCTGTTCCTAGCAAAGATGGATTAATAAGGAAGGTCGAGATAAAGATAGTTCAGCAAGGAGCAACAAAAATCCTTTACAGGCCTATTTCAGAACTGGTTTTTCTTTTATCACCAGATTAA